In Mustela lutreola isolate mMusLut2 chromosome 16, mMusLut2.pri, whole genome shotgun sequence, the genomic window CGTTTGCCATCACGGGGCTGTGCCTCTCCTTGGTTCCTGGTGACCGCAGGGAAGCCGCATCTCGTGGGGCCGCTCACCGTCTCTGTAGGAGGGCTCTCCCGGTCCCAGGCAAGAGACAAGGCCCTGCCCCATGGGGGTGCTGGACAGATGGGTGACGTAAGTTGGGGTGTGCGTGGCGACGGACACCCTGGCTCAGTTCACCCACAGCCTCCTGTGCTCTTGCCGAGCAGAGTGAACTTCCAAGATCTGGGTCCTCAAGGTGATCTGGATGACCTTGGGCCCCGGGGACACCCAGGCTTGTGGCTGTGCCCGGCACCTTCCCCAAGACCCTCCCAAGGGAGGACACTGAGGGAAGGGACACCTTGACCCCAAGGAGCCAGGGTGTCGCGGCCAGAGTGTCCCGGCTCCCAGGGCAGGTCCTAGCCAGATTCGGATGCCCAGGGCTTGGCATTCCTGGTGTGCTGGCAGCCCCTGGGAGGAAAGGCTGTTATTAATACTTGGGCCCAGGCTTGGAACATGATGTATTTTGAAAGGTGTCATTGGAAAGGCCAGCGTGGGGGCGAGTCTGTACCCCCGCCAGGCGGCTGGCGGGAGCCCCAGCTGGGCCTGGTGTGTCAGCCGTCCCAGCAGAGAGCAGGCTGACGGCGTTTTTCCATTGCAGAGATCTGAGCTCAGACGGAGGCTGGCAGGGGGCCCAGCCTGAGTCCAGCCGGCTCTTGGCTCGGACACAGCCACCGTGGTGTTCTGCCTCCCACGTGGAAGTGGAGGGAAGGGCCCGGGCTGCAGGCCCTCCACAGGGCCTCGGACCCCCAGGAGGCAGAAGACCCGGCGGCCTCGTGTTTCAGAATGGCTGTACTTCCATCCTCACCAGCCAGCCTTGGGCCAAGGCCCTGTCCTCAGTGCAGACACAGATGCTGCCCTTGAGGCACCATGACCTGCCCGGGGAGACTGAGGGGGAGTCCTGGCGGAAGGAGGAGCAAtcagggaggcttcctggaaACAGCGGCGCAGAGGTTGCGCCCACTGTCAGTGTGCGTGGCTGTGTGGCCTCTGGAATGGAGGCAGTGTGGCAGCAGGGAGCTCCTGGAGACAGTGCAGCAGCGACAAGCGCTCCCACGCCCTCTGCCCCGTTGGGGAGAGAGTCTGTCCTGGGTCCAGGGCCCGCAGGCCAGCATCATGTAAGACGCAGCTCCCCACAGTTCAAGTCCCCAGGGAAGAGACTCCAATGAGCCCAGCGTGGACCTACCAGCtatggcctggggtggggggctctgggccAGGGTGAGCAGATATGCCCAGAGGAGTCCCCCATAAACACGAAGCAGGAGCCCCACTGAGGCCAAGGCAGGCTGAGGCCAGCCAGAGCAGTCACTCCAGCGAAGACAGATGGGAGGCCAGGGCACATGGGGACACGGGCCCACAGCCGCCCTCCAGAGGTGACAAGTGAGGACCAGAGGCCAGCCCGGAAGCCAAGCGGCCTCTGGGCCTCCAGTGTCCATCACAGGTCTGCACCTGACTCGACGTTTACGACCTGTAGTCAGGGAAGGGCTCCCCCCTTGCCATCGGGTCCAGAGTGAGGGCACGAGAGGGGCGTCGGTGGGGTATCCGCCGGCGTAGCAGGAGCCGGGACGGGGCCCTGCCCTGTGCACACCATGGGCCTCCGACCTCCTGTGGCACAtgccctgccctcaccccctgccaGGCCTTTGCTCACGCTGGTCCCTCTGCCCACACCGTcctctgccccagctctgccTGACCAGTCCCTCTAGGGCAGCCCCGTCTCTTCCAGGAGGCCCGTCCTCACCCCAGTGCCGTCCTCGCTGCTTGTGCGCACTTAGGAATCCGCTTATGCCCGTGTCGTCCCACCCGTGTCGGACCCTGAGCAGGTGTGGCGCGGAGCGTGGCAGAGATCACGCAGTGCAGacctgcccagccctgcctcccgGCGCCCCGGGGGTTCCTCCTGGGTGAGGAAGACGGGGAAGGGCCCAGAAGCCGGGGCTGGCGGCCAGCCCCGTGGGAAGCCTTTTAAGCGCTCTAGTGGGAGCAGCTGGCCTGGGGAGGCGCTTAAAGCcctgggggagggcaggtgctggcGCAGAGCCAGGCGGGCAAGGGAGGCCGCCGGCCGCCACCCACGTGGCGTGTTGCCGCGGCCACACTCTCTTCCCACCCCCTACTGAGGCCTGGCTGCAAAGCCTTTCCAGGGACCCTGAGGCCCAGGACCGGGGAGCCCGGAAGCCCGCTCTGGGGtcagggggtggggacaggagggaggaggagccaggggaAGCGGAGGAAGACCAGGAAGATGAAAAGGCGGgctccctcctgtctctctggagCGGGGAGGACCTGGCTGAGCGCCCCAAGCCTGACCAGGTAACGTCCACGCGGGGCCCAGCGACCCTGGCAGGGGCTTCAGGTGCTTCACAGATCAGAGGCACTGACGGCTGCAGCCCTGACCCTTTTCCAGGCCACTGTTCGTGACCCCGAAGAGGGTCATGGGTACGTCCACCCCTGCAAGtccagggaggaaggcagggcctCAGCCCACACGGCCTTCCTGGTCCTCCCGGCATGTCCCCTTGGAGCCAGACCCTGAGGACAGACAGGGTCAGGCctgttccccctccctccctcaagaGGAGCCTAGGGGCCGTCATGCCTCGGGCTCAACCCGGGGTCGTGCGGGCAGGAGCTAGAGGCCATCAAACTCAAGCTGTGGGCCATGGAGCAGACCCAAGGGCCGGAGACGCCCAGGGCACAGGGGCCGCAGTGGCCCCGCAGCTCCTGAGCCTCAAGGCAGGTAAGAGCCGGTGGCCCGGCTGCCACCTTCCCTGGTGGGTCGGCCACGAGTCC contains:
- the PABPN1L gene encoding embryonic polyadenylate-binding protein 2; its protein translation is MPVSSHPCRTLSRRGRAQKPGLAASPVGSLLSALVGAAGLGRRLKPWGRAGAGAEPGGQGRPPAATHVACCRGHTLFPPPTEAWLQSLSRDPEAQDRGARKPALGSGGGDRREEEPGEAEEDQEDEKAGSLLSLWSGEDLAERPKPDQAGARGHQTQAVGHGADPRAGDAQGTGAAVAPQLLSLKAGGLRGHSRGAGSLLQPLRGGPPDHHPVCQVLRTPQGVSASQLCIELDTKSSAQAAVGLDETVVPGRVIKYPQRTCLGASSEETQLVFLEAALALGSAALRKRRGEQVSPRESACGARPDRERPVMGPRLGPAQLPSQ